ATCTCGAGGCATTCAAATACCTTATAAAAATTCCTCCCAGGTATGATGATATTTCAAAATCTCTTGAAATGTGATTCAATTCATAGTTGTGGAAGTGGCAGACTGTGATACCCATATTTCGTAATCTCTTGAAATGTAGATACTGGTCACGATCAAGGTTTACGACCAATGCTAAGTGTGATACTTTGGTAAACAACATGTCAGAGGCATTCAACAGTGTATTGCTGCATACAAGGTCAAAGCCAATCATAACCATGTTGGAGGATATCCGCCTTTACTTGATGAACAGATGGGCAACAAACCGAACAAAAATAGCCTCATTGTCTGGGGTGATTTGTCCAAAAATCAAGAGTAGACTTAATAAGGAGTCCCAGCTAACCAAATTTTGGATTCCTAGGTAACcgtaaaatattttcatttatcataTGTTCAACAATTTAAGTGTATGCGtactttctaaattttaattctgttttttcAGCTGGTCAGCACTGCAGTTGTTTGAAATTCGTCATGTGTCCCAAGTTGGTGACAAGTTTATAGTTGATATAGACAAAGTTGAATGCACATGCAGGAAATGGGCTATCTCGGGCATTCCATGCTGTCATGCGTTGGCTGTTATGAAGTTTCGGAATTTAGATGCAGATGATTTCATCCCTGTTTGTTTTAGAAAGTCAACATACCAAGAAATCTACTCTTCCATTGTGTATCCAGTTAATTGTCAGAATATGTGGGAAATTACCCCATATAATGATGTGCTCCCTCCAAAAAAGAGAATATTGCCAGGGAGGcctaagaagaaaagaaggttgCAGGAATGGGAGTTAGTCAAGGACGAAACAAGAATGAGGAAGGGTGGTATGCATAAAAGATGTGGCATTTGTAAGGAGCTGGGTCACAACAGAACTTCTTGCCAGAAATCAACCCAAGATGGTGAACTCAACCCTGACCAAACACAACAAAGCAACCcaacaaatgaagaaaacataCCATCATCAAATCAGCCTTAATCAATTCTGATGTTTACTGGCACAATTGCAGCAGTTATTCCTAGTtttgtaatgatgtaaaaaattCTGATGTAAAAAATTCTGATCTTGAACCTTTTCTGATTAATACCAGTTTGCTGTAATGACAACTTTGCTTTTATGGAATGTTATCTTTGCTTTTATGGAATGTTATCTTTGCTTTAATGGAACGCTCGTCAACCTGTGGACGACAGCGAGCGGACGTTCGCTAAGAGACGGTCGACTAGTGTGTCCAGAATaggtggacgctcgtccagagtggacGCACGCGCGGACGCTCGCACAGCGAGAGGTGGACACTCGTCCAGTGCGCACGCAtcaagaggacgctcgccctGTGGACGCACGAGAGAACGCTCACCCAGTGGACGAT
This sequence is a window from Vigna angularis cultivar LongXiaoDou No.4 chromosome 2, ASM1680809v1, whole genome shotgun sequence. Protein-coding genes within it:
- the LOC108327253 gene encoding uncharacterized protein LOC108327253, with amino-acid sequence MAYCGYMNAIQTWQLRTVVDNHTCSREHKVKLLNSKWLSKRLENTVRENPKVKVGEIRDKISRKWNVGVSRSMAFRAKSIASEHVDGCFKEQYKRIYDYANELLVRNPGSTVKVQVEENIDGHIFKRLYVCLKACKDSFVFCRPIIGLDGAFLKGKYGGVLLTAIARDANDQMLPLAYAIVEVENKETWKWFLELLDEDIRGEAVHASLTFISYQQKGLMKKFPSKQLKRMMWKAATATHPQAWETEMRNIKEVNLEAFKYLIKIPPRYWSRSRFTTNAKCDTLVNNMSEAFNSVLLHTRSKPIITMLEDIRLYLMNRWATNRTKIASLSGVICPKIKSRLNKESQLTKFWIPSWSALQLFEIRHVSQVGDKFIVDIDKVECTCRKWAISGIPCCHALAVMKFRNLDADDFIPVCFRKSTYQEIYSSIVYPVNCQNMWEITPYNDVLPPKKRILPGRPKKKRRLQEWELVKDETRMRKGGMHKRCGICKELGHNRTSCQKSTQDGELNPDQTQQSNPTNEENIPSSNQP